From the genome of Nitrosopumilus sp., one region includes:
- a CDS encoding succinyl-CoA synthetase subunit beta: protein MQLLEFQAKELFREYGINLLNSISSTDIVEGRKHAKELGYPFVIKIQVPVGGRGKAGGIQKCQNDDEFELKYPQVMDLTIKGEKARAILLEKMADIKKELYLSLFLNRSKRCYTIIASAEGGVEIESVKSQIIKEVGLGEVSDELAREVAKEMGLEGKTADQFADTLKKLSKLTIEKEAELVEINPLAIMQDDTIMALDGKFVTDDNSNFRHPELQKYQEKTAIEEQAEKSGFSLVELDGDIAVVGNGAGLVMSTLDMLSDNGGKPACFLDVGGGATTESVYEALTLISKLDRVKGILVNLYGGIVKTTVVAEAFLKAYENNLIDLPVYSRLKGTESEKAKEMLKDSRTNIFDSVEEAINAAVMEVKK, encoded by the coding sequence ATGCAATTACTAGAATTTCAGGCTAAAGAACTTTTTAGAGAATATGGAATCAATCTGTTAAACAGCATATCATCAACAGACATAGTTGAAGGTCGAAAGCATGCAAAAGAATTAGGATATCCATTTGTGATTAAAATTCAGGTGCCAGTAGGAGGCAGAGGAAAGGCAGGAGGCATACAAAAGTGCCAAAATGATGATGAATTTGAGCTAAAATATCCTCAAGTCATGGATTTGACGATTAAGGGTGAAAAAGCCAGGGCAATATTGCTAGAGAAAATGGCAGACATCAAAAAAGAACTGTACCTGTCACTGTTTTTGAATCGTTCAAAAAGATGCTACACAATCATTGCATCTGCTGAAGGCGGAGTGGAAATTGAATCAGTAAAGAGTCAAATTATCAAAGAAGTCGGATTGGGAGAAGTTTCTGACGAACTAGCAAGAGAAGTTGCAAAGGAAATGGGTCTAGAAGGAAAGACAGCAGACCAATTTGCAGATACTTTAAAAAAATTATCCAAACTGACCATTGAAAAAGAAGCAGAACTCGTCGAAATTAACCCGCTTGCCATCATGCAAGACGACACAATCATGGCATTAGACGGCAAGTTTGTAACTGATGACAATAGCAATTTCAGACATCCAGAATTACAAAAATATCAAGAAAAAACAGCAATTGAAGAACAAGCTGAAAAAAGCGGATTCTCCTTAGTAGAGCTGGATGGAGATATTGCAGTAGTCGGAAACGGTGCAGGACTTGTAATGTCTACACTGGATATGTTATCAGATAACGGTGGAAAACCAGCATGTTTCTTGGATGTAGGTGGCGGTGCAACTACAGAATCAGTATACGAAGCGTTGACTCTGATCAGCAAGCTAGACAGAGTAAAAGGAATTTTGGTAAACCTGTATGGAGGAATTGTAAAGACAACCGTCGTTGCAGAGGCATTTCTCAAAGCGTATGAAAATAATCTAATTGATTTGCCAGTATATTCAAGACTAAAAGGTACAGAATCAGAAAAGGCAAAAGAAATGCTCAAGGATTCCAGAACCAACATATTTGATTCAGTGGAAGAAGCAATCAATGCAGCAGTTATGGAGGTAAAGAAATGA
- a CDS encoding succinate--CoA ligase subunit alpha, producing the protein MIDIFETLKGKPGDPDYEKKGVIVQGITGSYGSLHAKQMMAYGTNVVAGVTPGKGGQKFEDKIPIYNTMQEAVNATKAEISIIYVPAKFFLGAAKDALESGIKLLVAIPEHVPIRDTMEALDLANQKGAVIIGPNTPGIMIPELIKVGIMPPMPFKAGKIAVLSKSGTLLYEISDALTNSGFGQSITIGIGGDPVNGTRLIDAFDMVKDISDLEGLVIVGEIGGDSEEILAQRIIDIGFNKPTVAYIAGRAAPKEKRMGHAGAIVMGTYGSAESKVSMFNKANIPVAKRPAEVPVLLAGKMDKSD; encoded by the coding sequence ATGATAGATATTTTTGAAACACTCAAAGGAAAACCAGGAGATCCAGACTATGAGAAGAAAGGAGTAATTGTTCAAGGCATTACCGGATCATATGGATCATTGCATGCCAAACAGATGATGGCATACGGTACCAACGTTGTCGCAGGAGTTACCCCAGGCAAAGGAGGTCAAAAATTTGAAGACAAAATTCCAATATACAATACGATGCAAGAAGCAGTAAATGCAACAAAGGCAGAAATTTCAATCATTTATGTTCCAGCCAAATTCTTTTTGGGAGCAGCCAAAGACGCATTGGAATCAGGAATAAAATTGCTAGTCGCAATTCCAGAACATGTTCCAATTAGAGACACCATGGAAGCATTGGATTTGGCAAATCAAAAAGGTGCGGTAATCATCGGACCAAACACACCAGGCATCATGATTCCAGAACTAATCAAAGTGGGCATCATGCCACCAATGCCTTTCAAAGCGGGAAAGATCGCAGTCTTGTCAAAAAGCGGAACGTTACTCTATGAAATTTCAGACGCACTTACAAATTCAGGATTTGGACAATCAATCACAATAGGAATTGGAGGAGATCCTGTTAACGGTACAAGACTAATAGACGCTTTTGACATGGTTAAGGATATTTCAGACTTGGAAGGACTTGTAATAGTAGGAGAAATTGGCGGAGATTCTGAAGAAATTTTAGCTCAGAGAATCATCGACATCGGATTTAACAAGCCAACAGTGGCATATATTGCAGGCAGAGCCGCACCAAAAGAAAAAAGAATGGGTCATGCAGGGGCAATAGTAATGGGAACTTATGGTTCTGCAGAATCCAAAGTATCCATGTTTAACAAGGCAAACATCCCAGTAGCAAAAAGGCCAGCAGAAGTGCCAGTGTTACTTGCAGGGAAGATGGACAAGTCCGATTAG
- a CDS encoding 50S ribosomal protein L40e yields the protein MPITDPEKKRIAQQARLVMRICFKCGARNDIAATRCRKCRNPYLRLKNRNLGVKK from the coding sequence ATGCCAATAACAGATCCTGAAAAGAAACGAATTGCACAACAAGCACGTCTCGTAATGAGAATTTGTTTTAAATGCGGAGCTAGAAATGACATTGCAGCCACCAGATGCAGAAAATGCAGAAATCCATATCTAAGACTAAAGAATCGAAATCTCGGAGTTAAGAAGTAG
- a CDS encoding NADPH-dependent FMN reductase, translated as MMAKIVVIMGSVRSERHGIKVAKWVVSKLEDKGHDVSVVDPLELDLPLLDKMYKEMTAPAQKLQKLQKIIKDADGYVPITPEYNHSISSALKNTLDYFLEEYFFKPSAIISYSVGNFGGIVAGTHLRQILAEMGTPAIPSQLSISMVHETFDADGKLLDESYERRFSRFLDEFEWYVLALAKQRSSGTPY; from the coding sequence TTGATGGCAAAAATTGTAGTAATAATGGGTTCCGTTAGATCTGAAAGACACGGAATCAAAGTGGCGAAATGGGTGGTTTCAAAATTGGAGGATAAAGGTCATGATGTCTCAGTTGTTGATCCTCTTGAATTGGACTTGCCATTATTGGATAAAATGTACAAAGAAATGACCGCTCCTGCTCAAAAATTACAAAAGCTACAAAAGATAATTAAAGATGCCGATGGATATGTTCCAATCACTCCTGAATATAATCACAGTATTTCTTCGGCACTAAAGAACACGTTGGATTATTTCTTGGAAGAATATTTTTTCAAACCCTCCGCTATCATATCCTATTCTGTAGGGAATTTTGGCGGAATTGTTGCGGGAACCCATTTGCGTCAAATTTTAGCAGAGATGGGAACGCCTGCTATTCCTTCGCAATTATCAATTTCTATGGTGCATGAAACATTTGATGCTGATGGAAAATTACTTGATGAGAGTTACGAGAGACGGTTTTCAAGATTCCTTGATGAGTTTGAATGGTATGTCTTGGCATTGGCCAAACAGAGGTCCTCTGGAACTCCTTATTGA
- a CDS encoding TATA box-binding protein produces MTQTKPIIAIVNVVASATIEQKLDLVDITKKFPAVEYHPEQFPGAVFRLKNPKTATLLFGSGKMVCTGAKSQELAETAVFEVVKILRKGKIKIKNDPIVSIQNIVSSINLGGKVNLEQAARTLPRSMYEPEQFPGLIHRMLDPKTVILIFASGKLVCVGAKLEKDVHRSVNQIHALLEEKDLMVYD; encoded by the coding sequence ATGACTCAAACAAAGCCTATAATTGCAATAGTTAATGTTGTAGCTTCTGCAACCATCGAACAAAAATTAGATCTTGTGGATATCACAAAAAAATTCCCTGCAGTTGAGTATCATCCTGAACAATTCCCAGGTGCAGTTTTCAGACTAAAAAATCCTAAAACCGCTACGCTTCTTTTTGGTTCTGGAAAAATGGTATGTACTGGAGCAAAGTCTCAAGAATTGGCAGAAACCGCGGTATTTGAAGTGGTCAAAATACTGCGAAAAGGGAAAATCAAAATCAAAAATGATCCAATAGTATCAATACAAAATATTGTTTCTTCTATCAATCTTGGAGGTAAGGTTAACTTGGAACAAGCAGCTAGAACTCTTCCTAGAAGCATGTATGAGCCTGAACAATTCCCAGGACTGATTCATAGAATGCTTGATCCTAAAACAGTAATTCTAATTTTTGCTTCTGGAAAATTAGTTTGTGTTGGTGCAAAACTTGAGAAAGATGTTCATCGTTCAGTAAACCAAATTCATGCTTTGCTTGAAGAAAAAGATTTGATGGTTTACGACTAG
- the tfb gene encoding transcription initiation factor IIB (stabilizes TBP binding to an archaeal box-A promoter; responsible for recruiting RNA polymerase II to the pre-initiation complex) yields MVLEIINADSACGRCGKNSMLTDNVTGERFCGKCGYVITETLQDSGPEWRSFSKEGGADPTRTGAPTSLAMHDRGLATIISPMNKDSSGKPLTSTMKSTIERLRTWDSRSKVNASSDKNLRQALSELSTLKDKLSLSDAVIEKASYIYRKALEKGLVKGRSISALIAASLYAACRDTETPRTLKDVADAGNIKKKDISRCYRILHQELELKMPVVDPVQCVARIASSIGITEKTKRFAVKVLKDAQAHEESAGKDPMGLAAAALYLSCVKNGEDKTQRDIAEAANVTEVTIRNRYKGLRLDQNMDMVGGK; encoded by the coding sequence TTGGTTTTGGAAATTATTAATGCGGATTCGGCTTGTGGGCGTTGTGGAAAAAACTCCATGCTCACTGACAATGTTACCGGAGAAAGATTTTGTGGAAAATGTGGCTATGTGATCACTGAAACACTTCAGGATTCGGGACCTGAATGGAGATCGTTTTCAAAAGAAGGCGGTGCAGATCCTACAAGAACTGGAGCTCCTACATCACTTGCAATGCATGATAGGGGACTTGCAACCATCATAAGTCCTATGAACAAGGATTCTTCTGGAAAACCGCTTACGTCTACCATGAAGAGTACAATAGAAAGACTGAGAACTTGGGATAGCCGGAGTAAAGTAAACGCATCTTCAGACAAAAATCTTCGACAGGCATTAAGTGAATTATCTACATTAAAAGACAAGCTTTCGCTTTCTGATGCAGTAATTGAAAAAGCATCTTACATCTATAGAAAAGCATTGGAAAAAGGCCTTGTAAAGGGACGCTCCATTTCTGCATTAATTGCCGCATCTCTTTATGCGGCATGCAGGGATACTGAGACTCCTAGAACACTAAAGGATGTTGCAGATGCTGGAAACATTAAGAAAAAAGACATTTCAAGATGTTATAGGATATTGCATCAGGAATTGGAATTAAAAATGCCTGTTGTTGATCCCGTCCAATGTGTTGCAAGAATTGCCAGCTCCATTGGAATTACTGAAAAAACCAAGCGATTTGCAGTTAAGGTGCTTAAAGATGCACAGGCACATGAGGAATCTGCAGGAAAAGATCCTATGGGCTTGGCAGCAGCAGCATTGTACTTGTCATGCGTTAAAAATGGGGAGGATAAAACCCAGCGTGACATTGCAGAAGCTGCAAATGTCACTGAAGTAACAATTAGAAATAGATACAAAGGCCTGAGATTAGACCAAAATATGGATATGGTTGGAGGTAAATGA